In a genomic window of Blastocatellia bacterium:
- a CDS encoding pectin acetylesterase-family hydrolase: MVNQHPLKTFICSRAARRCLWGSFLLLAVMALLGFNASTAQQPPEIDNALPCGRVGEVGDIAQGTALFRVDVNLNAFPDAVCNDGSGAVFYVRRYSSEADRNKWHIHLQGGGGCQDGQSCAERWCSAETNFGADKMSTTFRPLPPSIRGTGIFHPDPQQNNFAGWNHVLMYYCSSDNWSGTARNVSLSVTVPGGNTIQYRIHFQGANIVDAVIKMLQRLPSGQPVTYQNAERETITMPDLDEATHVLFSGTSAGSGGVRHHADRLGQILRRDNVQCQSGGNCPLVYRAVIDAGYGPKFENLNYTNFVDCLNPPNLCSYTALMQHQWNNVSMGMYKAQVDQSCVEWHRTRQPGTEWKCADLEHVMENHITTPYFVRADLQDELKRRNFVEYGFGTEADYGQATYKGLLNLPNLDSFAEEGSVMSGGPPLAAPGIFGPQCTHHVGLTSNQAFFNVKVSSGGVPYSAHDVLWNWWRGQQPRQVVYPYTGPGPAPNCP; encoded by the coding sequence ATGGTGAATCAACATCCATTGAAAACGTTCATTTGCTCTCGCGCGGCGCGACGCTGCCTGTGGGGCTCCTTTCTTCTTCTCGCGGTGATGGCGCTGTTGGGCTTCAACGCCAGCACCGCTCAACAGCCGCCGGAGATTGACAACGCCCTTCCGTGTGGCCGAGTTGGAGAAGTCGGCGATATCGCGCAGGGTACGGCCCTGTTTCGAGTGGATGTCAATCTCAACGCCTTCCCTGACGCCGTCTGCAATGACGGATCGGGTGCCGTTTTCTATGTCCGGCGATATTCGAGTGAGGCCGACCGGAACAAATGGCACATCCACCTGCAGGGCGGCGGCGGCTGCCAGGATGGCCAATCGTGCGCCGAACGCTGGTGCAGCGCCGAGACCAACTTCGGCGCCGACAAGATGAGCACCACCTTCAGGCCACTGCCGCCCAGTATCCGGGGCACAGGTATCTTCCATCCGGACCCCCAGCAGAACAACTTCGCCGGCTGGAACCACGTGCTCATGTACTATTGTAGCTCCGACAACTGGTCCGGGACCGCTCGCAATGTGTCATTGTCGGTGACAGTGCCGGGCGGCAACACCATCCAATACCGAATCCACTTTCAGGGCGCGAACATCGTGGACGCCGTCATCAAAATGTTGCAACGGTTGCCGAGCGGTCAACCGGTCACCTACCAGAACGCTGAACGCGAGACCATCACGATGCCCGATCTGGACGAAGCCACCCATGTTCTCTTCTCCGGCACGTCGGCAGGATCGGGCGGCGTCCGACATCACGCCGACCGGCTTGGGCAGATATTGCGTCGGGACAACGTTCAGTGCCAATCTGGCGGGAACTGTCCGCTCGTGTATCGAGCTGTGATTGATGCTGGATATGGACCGAAATTTGAAAACCTGAACTATACGAACTTCGTTGACTGTCTCAATCCTCCGAACCTGTGCAGTTACACAGCCCTTATGCAGCACCAATGGAATAACGTCTCGATGGGCATGTATAAAGCGCAGGTGGATCAATCGTGTGTCGAGTGGCACAGGACCCGTCAGCCCGGCACCGAGTGGAAATGCGCTGACCTGGAGCACGTGATGGAGAACCACATCACCACGCCGTACTTCGTGCGCGCGGACCTCCAGGATGAGCTGAAACGAAGAAACTTTGTGGAGTACGGATTCGGCACGGAGGCTGACTACGGTCAGGCCACCTATAAGGGCCTCCTCAACCTGCCCAATCTCGATAGTTTTGCCGAAGAAGGGAGCGTCATGAGCGGCGGACCGCCCTTGGCGGCGCCGGGCATCTTCGGTCCCCAATGCACGCACCACGTGGGCCTGACCAGCAATCAAGCATTCTTCAATGTGAAGGTTTCCAGCGGTGGAGTTCCGTACAGTGCTCATGACGTTTTGTGGAATTGGTGGAGGGGGCAGCAGCCGCGGCAAGTCGTCTATCCCTACACCGGACCGGGGCCGGCGCCCAATTGCCCATGA